The stretch of DNA ttttttttttccatagccTCTTTGACTATAGACTTAACACCCCTAAATATCTATTGTTAGGTTTAATTACAGAATTgggataaaataaataattatccATCTCTAAACATAGAGATATTAGTCACCTTCAGTTCATCTTCCTCGCCTTTACTAATGGCTCCCAATCCTCTTACTATAGACTTTATGAAAGTTGTGTAAGGATCCCAAGACCTGAGGGGACTCTCCCTAACCTGGCCATGATGTAAGAATCTAGAAAGACAGATAATCCTTAGCTATATAATAACCATTTATTTAGAGTTAAAACACACAAAATAGAGATAACAACTTAACTACCAGCTTCAGTGAGCGAGCTTCACTAAACTCAGTTTCCCAActaagtttctttttcttcttctaattattCCACACAACATCTCATGAAAGAAAAACATAACATAAACATATCAAGAAATTCTTTTCAGTTCTACCCCTTCAGAGTTCAGCTAGAGATCTCAATGGCCTTAACCTCAGgcttcttcaattcttcctTGGGTACAGTAACAGTTAGGACACCATTTTCCATAGTGGCCTTCACCTTATCCACTTTTGCATTCTCCGGCAACCTGAACCGCCGTAAAAACTTGCCGCTGCTTCGCTCCACACGGTGCCACTTGtcattcttctcttccttctctttgctTTTCTCTCCACTAATCTGCAACACCTTACCTTCCTCAACTTCCACCTTCACTTC from Macadamia integrifolia cultivar HAES 741 unplaced genomic scaffold, SCU_Mint_v3 scaffold2544, whole genome shotgun sequence encodes:
- the LOC122066718 gene encoding 17.8 kDa class I heat shock protein-like, with translation MSLIPSIFNGRRTNIFDPFSLDIWDPFMDFPRPQLASETVAFVNARVDWKETPEAHILKADLPGVKKEEVKVEVEEGKVLQISGEKSKEKEEKNDKWHRVERSSGKFLRRFRLPENAKVDKVKATMENGVLTVTVPKEELKKPEVKAIEISS